One genomic segment of Salinibacter grassmerensis includes these proteins:
- a CDS encoding phytoene desaturase family protein codes for MPTDYDLITIGAGHNGLITSAYVAQAGYRVAVFEEREMVGGAVSTKELFPGYQIDLGGSAHILIRQTPIVEELELEQYGLTYIELDPMFVAPFPDGDVIYFYRDLDRTVDHLERLFPGEGKAYRKFVTDWIGFARTMRDIFLTSPSPLQLGKKFISGASSPLSWQEELRHILRPYQEVLGSYFEEEKLQTAIAWMAAQSGPPPTDPLTGPFALWHPLYHEGGVARPEGGSGELTQALKRHIEAHGGDIYTDAPVEKILVNHENAEGIRVNGTSYTSRAVCSATHAKETFDHLLPARHRPDEADGLRIGNGFGAMMRLALDEPVSYEATSDDQKARTGLQLLCRDMTQLRGAYGDHLAGRPAQDPPLIAMTFSAADDTLAPPGGEVLWLWGQYFPYELANGHEWPDIAEGVADTLLTQFEQYAPGTRESIVGQLFQHPEWLEKHLGLYRGNVMHLEMSIDQMFSARPLFGSSNYQGPVDDLFLTGASTHPGGGIMGASGRNAARVVLKNVA; via the coding sequence ATGCCCACCGACTACGACCTAATCACCATTGGGGCAGGACACAATGGACTGATCACGAGCGCCTACGTAGCGCAGGCTGGCTACCGCGTCGCGGTGTTCGAAGAACGAGAGATGGTAGGAGGGGCGGTGTCCACCAAGGAGCTTTTTCCAGGGTACCAGATTGACCTCGGAGGGAGTGCCCATATCCTCATCCGGCAAACCCCCATCGTTGAGGAGCTCGAACTCGAGCAGTACGGCCTCACGTACATCGAGCTCGACCCAATGTTTGTTGCGCCGTTTCCCGACGGCGACGTGATCTATTTCTATCGAGATCTGGATCGCACCGTCGATCACCTTGAACGACTCTTTCCCGGTGAGGGCAAAGCGTACCGCAAATTCGTGACGGATTGGATCGGGTTTGCCCGCACCATGCGGGACATCTTTCTTACCTCCCCCAGTCCCTTACAGCTCGGGAAGAAATTCATCAGTGGGGCAAGCTCTCCCCTGTCCTGGCAGGAGGAGTTGCGTCACATCCTGCGCCCGTATCAGGAGGTTCTTGGCTCCTACTTTGAGGAAGAGAAGCTGCAAACGGCGATCGCCTGGATGGCGGCCCAATCGGGCCCCCCTCCAACCGATCCCCTAACCGGGCCCTTTGCGCTGTGGCACCCGCTGTACCACGAAGGAGGTGTGGCACGCCCTGAAGGGGGGTCTGGCGAGCTCACCCAGGCACTCAAGCGTCACATCGAGGCCCACGGGGGCGACATTTACACCGATGCGCCCGTCGAAAAAATCCTGGTCAACCACGAGAACGCAGAGGGCATTCGGGTCAACGGGACCTCCTACACCAGCCGGGCCGTGTGCTCGGCCACTCACGCAAAAGAAACGTTCGATCACCTCCTCCCTGCCCGGCATCGCCCGGACGAAGCCGATGGGCTTCGAATTGGAAATGGATTCGGGGCGATGATGCGTCTGGCGCTCGACGAGCCCGTGTCCTACGAGGCAACCTCAGACGACCAGAAGGCGCGAACGGGGCTACAGCTGCTCTGTCGTGACATGACGCAGCTTCGAGGCGCCTACGGGGATCATCTGGCCGGCCGGCCGGCGCAGGACCCTCCTCTGATCGCGATGACATTCTCCGCGGCAGATGATACACTTGCTCCTCCAGGGGGAGAGGTGCTTTGGCTCTGGGGGCAGTACTTTCCCTATGAGTTGGCCAACGGGCACGAATGGCCGGACATTGCTGAAGGGGTCGCGGACACATTGCTCACGCAATTCGAGCAGTACGCACCCGGGACGCGAGAGTCGATTGTCGGTCAGTTGTTTCAGCATCCAGAGTGGCTAGAGAAGCATCTGGGGCTGTACCGGGGAAACGTGATGCACCTTGAGATGAGCATTGACCAAATGTTTTCGGCGCGCCCTCTATTCGGGTCTTCGAACTATCAGGGGCCTGTAGACGATCTTTTCCTGACGGGTGCGAGTACACATCCGGGTGGGGGAATCATGGGAGCGTCCGGGCGCAATGCCGCGCGTGTCGTGCTGAAGAACGTAGCGTGA
- a CDS encoding tyrosine-type recombinase/integrase has product MDLLDSFLDSLSSYQTRRAYRTDLRTFFSEKQDVEADLVQAVTHEDIRALVRTMRDLNLAAGTQRRRLAALRSFFDWAMTENVHDRNPARHPDVEPMPPENASSSERVLTKLEVRDVLEAAGASEEAGLRDQAIILIIVHLALRRSEVAGIEVEDIRPLGRHWILEVGNADAGAEYVRIPDQVVDIVDKVKAQFGVTAGPLWRSASNRNHGEPLSADALYTIVRRAGESAGAGPLTIDALRRTGLRLAADGGASLAQIQAHGRFGNSAAAAQVHDTDTAGGTLQDSAAAYIEMDVSGVLKDG; this is encoded by the coding sequence ATGGATCTTCTCGACTCATTCTTAGACAGCCTCTCCTCATACCAAACCCGCCGAGCGTATCGGACGGACCTGCGTACGTTCTTTTCGGAGAAGCAAGACGTAGAGGCCGACCTCGTGCAGGCAGTCACGCACGAGGACATCCGCGCGCTCGTCCGAACAATGCGTGACCTCAACCTCGCAGCAGGCACTCAACGGCGGCGTCTCGCAGCACTCCGCTCGTTTTTCGATTGGGCGATGACGGAAAACGTCCACGACCGCAACCCCGCCCGTCATCCCGACGTAGAGCCGATGCCTCCAGAGAACGCGTCCTCATCCGAGCGTGTGCTGACAAAGCTGGAGGTGCGTGACGTACTGGAGGCGGCCGGCGCGTCCGAAGAGGCTGGACTTCGAGATCAGGCGATTATCCTCATAATCGTCCATTTGGCCCTGCGACGGAGCGAGGTCGCGGGAATTGAGGTCGAAGACATCCGGCCCCTGGGCCGACATTGGATTCTCGAGGTGGGCAACGCGGACGCGGGAGCCGAATACGTTCGCATTCCCGATCAGGTGGTCGATATAGTCGACAAGGTGAAAGCCCAGTTCGGGGTGACCGCAGGACCGCTGTGGCGGTCAGCAAGCAACCGAAACCACGGGGAGCCTCTATCGGCAGACGCGCTGTACACGATCGTCCGGCGAGCCGGAGAGTCCGCTGGGGCCGGCCCGCTCACGATCGACGCGTTGCGCCGCACCGGGCTACGTCTCGCGGCCGATGGCGGTGCGTCGCTCGCGCAGATTCAGGCTCACGGACGGTTCGGGAATTCGGCCGCGGCAGCTCAGGTTCACGACACGGACACCGCCGGGGGCACGCTCCAAGACAGCGCGGCGGCGTACATTGAGATGGACGTGTCGGGGGTGCTCAAAGACGGCTAG
- a CDS encoding lycopene cyclase domain-containing protein has translation MSYLSFHLVFLVPPILLMVAFHRRPRQMENDLRVDLAIPIVCLIAFTYTTPWDNYLVAQEVWWYGANRVVGTIGYVPIEEYMFFVLQPILTGLFLYQYLYRVSPTTSTYSSTASWGGAAIFGGITGLGAFLLMDGRPSTLYLALILVWAPPILAGMWLYDGETLWAFRGSVFTTTALPTAYLWVADAVAIHSKIWTISPEFTIGASVLGLPLEEALFFLFTNLLVVQGILLLLYGSHRAVTPQQEPRISSS, from the coding sequence ATGAGCTACCTTTCGTTCCATCTGGTCTTCCTGGTGCCTCCGATCCTCCTAATGGTGGCGTTCCACCGGCGTCCGAGACAGATGGAGAACGACCTGCGAGTCGACTTAGCGATTCCAATTGTCTGCCTGATCGCGTTCACCTACACGACCCCCTGGGACAACTACCTCGTTGCCCAGGAGGTGTGGTGGTATGGCGCCAACCGGGTGGTAGGGACCATCGGGTATGTGCCCATTGAGGAATACATGTTCTTCGTGCTACAACCGATCCTAACTGGGCTTTTTCTCTACCAGTACCTGTACCGGGTCTCGCCGACGACGAGCACGTACTCCTCGACGGCATCTTGGGGCGGAGCAGCAATTTTCGGCGGAATTACCGGGCTCGGGGCGTTCTTACTCATGGACGGCCGCCCGTCAACGCTCTATCTCGCCCTCATCCTGGTGTGGGCTCCACCCATCCTGGCGGGCATGTGGCTCTACGATGGAGAAACGCTTTGGGCCTTCCGCGGCAGTGTATTTACCACGACGGCTCTTCCGACGGCCTACCTTTGGGTGGCGGATGCGGTGGCGATCCACTCTAAGATTTGGACGATCTCGCCGGAGTTCACGATTGGCGCTTCGGTACTCGGATTGCCCCTGGAGGAAGCATTGTTTTTCCTGTTCACGAACCTCCTAGTCGTGCAGGGAATCCTCCTACTTTTGTATGGGTCGCACAGGGCGGTCACCCCCCAACAAGAACCACGCATTTCTTCATCCTGA
- a CDS encoding bacteriorhodopsin-like — protein MLQELPALTPGQYSLVFNMFSFTVATMTASFVFFVLARKNLAPKYRISMMVSALVVFIAGYHYFRITSSWEAAYTLNAAAGMYEPTGELFNDAYRYVDWLLTVPLLVVELVLVMGLPKNERGPLAAKLGFAAALMIALGYPGEVSENAALFGTRGLWGFLSTLPFVYILYVLFTQLGDTIQRQSSRVSTLLGNARLLLLATWGFYPIAYMIPMAFPEAFPSNTPGTIVALQVGYTIADVLAKAGYGVIIYNIAKAKSEEEGFNVNEMVEPATASA, from the coding sequence ATGCTACAAGAACTTCCTGCACTGACGCCGGGCCAGTATAGCCTGGTGTTCAACATGTTCTCTTTCACCGTTGCGACCATGACGGCGTCCTTCGTGTTCTTCGTCCTGGCTCGCAAGAACCTGGCGCCGAAGTATCGGATCTCGATGATGGTTTCGGCCCTAGTGGTGTTCATTGCCGGGTACCACTACTTCCGAATCACAAGTAGCTGGGAGGCCGCCTACACCCTAAACGCCGCGGCTGGCATGTACGAACCCACCGGTGAGCTCTTCAATGACGCCTACCGTTACGTAGACTGGCTCCTCACGGTGCCGCTGCTGGTCGTTGAGCTGGTGCTCGTCATGGGCCTGCCCAAGAACGAGCGTGGCCCGCTGGCTGCGAAGCTTGGCTTTGCCGCGGCGCTGATGATCGCGCTGGGCTACCCCGGAGAGGTAAGCGAGAATGCGGCTCTCTTCGGTACCCGTGGTCTCTGGGGCTTCCTCAGCACCCTTCCCTTCGTTTACATCCTGTACGTACTGTTCACTCAGTTGGGAGACACAATCCAGCGACAGAGCAGCCGCGTGTCGACACTTCTCGGCAACGCCCGGCTTCTGCTTCTGGCTACTTGGGGCTTCTACCCAATTGCGTACATGATTCCGATGGCATTTCCTGAGGCGTTCCCGAGCAACACGCCGGGAACCATCGTGGCCCTTCAGGTCGGATACACAATCGCAGATGTCCTTGCGAAGGCCGGATACGGTGTGATTATCTACAACATCGCCAAGGCCAAGTCCGAGGAGGAAGGCTTCAACGTGAACGAAATGGTGGAGCCGGCCACGGCCAGTGCGTAA
- a CDS encoding M24 family metallopeptidase, translated as MSDRISRVRGRLDDLQADAVFLTAMPNIRWACGFTGSSGLLIVGPESASFITDGRYTDQARSEVEGADVHVAQNGLSERVKEEGLLKPFSRVAFQADHVSVARRDALAEEHEDVEWLPKTNLLNRLIGPKTEDEVSQISAAQSITETVFREIIDLVEPGMTEREIGAEIVYRHLKKGAESMAFDPIVASGPNGARPHARPTSRPVQKGDMVVIDMGCFRDGYASDMTRTVALGEPDDAARRGYDAVLDAQHAALDAARAGMTGKELDAVARESLEAVGLAKHFTHGLGHGLGLEVHEWPRVSHTADEVLPAGACVTIEPGVYLPEEQYGVRIEDIVVLREEGCENLTHSPKELFTL; from the coding sequence ATGTCCGATCGTATTTCTCGTGTTCGAGGTCGCCTCGACGACCTTCAGGCCGACGCCGTCTTTCTCACCGCAATGCCAAACATCCGATGGGCCTGTGGCTTCACGGGATCCAGTGGCCTGTTGATTGTCGGTCCCGAATCGGCCTCCTTCATAACGGATGGGCGCTACACAGACCAGGCCCGGTCGGAGGTGGAAGGGGCCGATGTCCACGTGGCCCAGAACGGGCTCTCGGAGCGCGTGAAGGAAGAGGGCCTTCTGAAGCCGTTTTCGCGCGTGGCCTTTCAGGCCGATCACGTCAGCGTCGCTCGTCGCGATGCCCTCGCGGAAGAGCATGAGGATGTAGAGTGGCTTCCGAAGACAAACCTACTAAACCGGCTCATTGGGCCCAAAACTGAAGACGAGGTCTCCCAAATATCCGCGGCGCAATCGATTACCGAAACCGTATTCCGAGAGATTATAGACCTCGTCGAACCGGGGATGACGGAACGGGAGATTGGGGCGGAAATTGTGTATCGCCATCTGAAGAAGGGGGCGGAATCAATGGCATTTGACCCCATCGTTGCCTCGGGTCCCAATGGCGCACGCCCCCATGCCCGTCCCACAAGCCGCCCTGTACAGAAGGGCGACATGGTCGTCATCGACATGGGATGTTTCCGAGACGGGTATGCGTCCGACATGACGAGAACGGTCGCTTTGGGCGAACCGGATGATGCGGCCCGGCGAGGCTATGACGCGGTGTTGGACGCTCAGCACGCGGCGCTCGATGCCGCGCGAGCCGGCATGACCGGCAAGGAGCTGGATGCTGTGGCCCGAGAGTCTCTTGAGGCGGTCGGACTGGCGAAGCACTTCACTCATGGGCTGGGTCATGGTCTCGGGCTTGAGGTACACGAGTGGCCCCGTGTCTCGCACACGGCAGATGAGGTGTTGCCGGCAGGTGCTTGTGTAACGATCGAGCCCGGAGTATACCTTCCGGAAGAGCAATACGGCGTGCGAATTGAGGACATCGTTGTCCTTCGAGAAGAAGGGTGCGAGAACCTGACGCATAGCCCGAAAGAGCTATTTACCTTGTGA
- the miaA gene encoding tRNA (adenosine(37)-N6)-dimethylallyltransferase MiaA: METLPEPDASDPILAITGPTAVGKTELSLDVADRLDAEIISVDSRQVYEELTVGTAKPSSDARRRVPHHFIGERSLHEPFSAGAYAEAANDRIQEILARGRRPLVVGGATLYLHALQYGLADIPDVDDEVREQLKQRLETEGQDALYEELEQVDPKQAAETDPTKTQKVIRALEVYHGTGKTLSYYYENQPEPPFGYVTVVLNRDREKLYDRINRRVDQMLDAGLLEEVRDVMDIDGVQLDEPPLSTIGYREPIQHLKGDIDYDEMVRLVKRNTRRYAKRQLTWFRRYDEYHWRAAPETSAEDLIAALEDALGDSHSAAEDFMR; the protein is encoded by the coding sequence ATGGAGACACTGCCCGAGCCCGATGCATCCGACCCTATTCTCGCCATTACGGGCCCCACGGCCGTCGGCAAGACGGAGCTGAGTCTCGACGTCGCCGATCGGCTCGACGCCGAGATTATCTCTGTTGACAGCCGACAGGTGTACGAGGAGTTGACAGTCGGCACCGCAAAGCCGTCTTCGGATGCGCGCCGCCGCGTGCCGCACCACTTCATTGGGGAGCGATCTCTTCACGAGCCCTTTTCGGCCGGGGCGTACGCGGAAGCGGCCAACGACCGCATTCAGGAGATTCTTGCGCGGGGCCGCCGCCCACTCGTCGTGGGGGGAGCGACGCTGTATCTGCATGCCCTCCAGTACGGGCTGGCAGACATACCGGACGTAGACGATGAGGTCCGTGAGCAGCTGAAGCAACGGCTGGAGACTGAGGGCCAGGACGCCCTCTATGAGGAGCTTGAACAGGTAGACCCCAAGCAGGCCGCCGAGACCGACCCGACGAAGACTCAGAAGGTCATTCGAGCCCTTGAGGTGTACCACGGCACCGGAAAGACACTCTCCTACTACTATGAAAACCAACCGGAACCGCCGTTTGGCTACGTCACCGTCGTCCTCAATCGAGACCGGGAAAAACTCTACGATCGCATCAACCGGCGCGTCGATCAGATGCTCGACGCGGGTCTTCTGGAAGAGGTTCGTGACGTTATGGACATTGACGGCGTACAGCTGGACGAACCACCGCTGAGCACGATTGGCTACCGGGAGCCCATCCAACACCTCAAAGGCGACATCGACTACGACGAGATGGTGCGTCTCGTCAAACGCAACACGCGGCGGTACGCCAAACGGCAGCTCACGTGGTTTCGGCGGTACGATGAGTACCACTGGCGAGCCGCGCCCGAAACCAGTGCAGAGGACCTAATCGCAGCACTGGAAGACGCATTAGGAGATAGTCACTCCGCAGCGGAGGACTTCATGCGGTAG
- a CDS encoding tyrosine-type recombinase/integrase, which translates to MSDSRQNSDPQLTQDTDAEDSLQNVSQRGNENRPYNAPSDAQCSIESDEVLVQRWLAEKSARTQEGYARDLEQFVEFVDLPLRYVTLGHLQEYRERLKEDGYARSSQKRKLSAVKSLFTFGTKLRYFAHNVGAALSTPSVRNDRAERILSEADLWALLRDERDLRNHVLLRLFYASGGRISDVEDLRWRDLKDRPDLNGPDARPGGQVTFFGKGGKTRAVTLYNKVWSLIIRLRENEKSEGYGATDDPVFRSQKGGCLSRSQIWRIVKKAAVRAGVKLTEKTGPSGAVKRDEDGEAIMTSEVSPHWFRHAHASHALQKGADLELVRDTLGHESIETTKTYLHAQPGKSSSYYVDEAPDFNG; encoded by the coding sequence ATGTCCGATTCGAGACAGAACTCAGACCCTCAACTCACGCAGGACACTGACGCGGAGGATTCGCTTCAAAATGTCTCTCAGCGAGGCAACGAGAATCGTCCGTACAATGCCCCGTCCGATGCCCAGTGCTCGATTGAGTCCGACGAGGTGCTCGTGCAGCGCTGGCTCGCCGAGAAAAGCGCCCGGACTCAGGAAGGATACGCCCGCGACCTCGAACAATTCGTCGAGTTTGTAGACCTTCCTCTCCGGTACGTGACGCTCGGCCACCTGCAGGAGTACCGTGAGCGCCTCAAAGAAGACGGATACGCCCGGTCCTCGCAGAAGCGAAAGTTGTCGGCCGTCAAGAGTCTCTTCACGTTTGGAACGAAGCTCCGGTACTTCGCCCACAACGTCGGGGCCGCCCTCTCCACGCCATCCGTCCGAAACGACCGCGCCGAGCGGATTTTGTCGGAGGCGGACCTGTGGGCCCTCCTGCGCGACGAGCGCGACCTGCGCAATCACGTGCTGCTCCGCCTGTTCTACGCCTCCGGCGGGCGCATCTCGGACGTCGAGGACCTACGCTGGCGCGACCTGAAGGACCGACCGGACCTGAACGGGCCGGACGCACGGCCGGGCGGACAGGTCACATTCTTCGGAAAGGGCGGTAAGACCCGCGCCGTCACCTTGTACAACAAGGTGTGGAGCCTAATCATTCGTCTGCGCGAAAACGAGAAATCTGAGGGCTACGGAGCCACGGACGATCCCGTCTTCCGATCACAGAAAGGCGGGTGCCTCTCGCGATCCCAAATCTGGCGAATCGTGAAGAAGGCAGCCGTGCGGGCCGGCGTCAAGCTCACCGAGAAGACGGGGCCGAGTGGCGCCGTGAAGCGCGACGAGGACGGAGAGGCAATCATGACCTCTGAGGTGTCCCCCCACTGGTTCCGACACGCCCACGCGTCTCACGCGCTGCAGAAGGGAGCCGATCTGGAGCTCGTCCGCGACACGCTGGGCCACGAGAGCATCGAGACGACGAAGACGTATCTCCACGCCCAGCCGGGCAAGTCCTCCTCCTACTACGTGGACGAAGCGCCGGACTTCAACGGGTAG
- the guaB gene encoding IMP dehydrogenase, with the protein MSQPVTNGTPDTATSDKIKTEGLTYDDVLLVPGHSEVMPRETDTSAWLTQNIKLNVPVLSAAMDTVTEADMAIALARQGGAGVLHKSMSIEDQAAEVRRVKRSENGMILDPITISPHDTVADARSMMAHYSIGGIPVVDESDKLVGIVTNRDVRFELDGDTPIREMMTVDDLVTVPVGTTLDEAIEILQAHKVEKLPVVDDEGYLKGLITFKDIRKRRKHPNACKDEHGRLRVGAAVGVTSDVMDRVAALVEVGVDFVVVDTAHGHAEGVLETVRQVSARFGSEVEIVAGNVGTADGARALIDAGVDCVKVGIGPGSICTTRVVAGVGVPQLTAIMECAEEARPDGVPVIADGGIKQTGDIPKALAAGASAVMIGSLFASVEESPGETIIYEGRKYKSYRGMGSVEAMQDGSKDRYFQDAEDELRKLVPEGIEGRVPYSGTLSEVIHQMKGGLQAAMGYCGCDEVQELYESAQFVRTTAAGLRESHPHDVEITKESPNYYSGSSKE; encoded by the coding sequence ATGTCCCAACCGGTAACGAACGGCACCCCCGACACCGCAACCAGCGACAAAATAAAGACGGAAGGTCTGACCTACGACGATGTTCTGCTCGTGCCGGGCCATTCCGAGGTCATGCCACGCGAGACAGATACCTCCGCCTGGCTGACCCAAAACATTAAGCTCAACGTTCCGGTCCTGTCCGCGGCCATGGATACGGTCACGGAGGCGGACATGGCCATTGCGCTGGCCCGCCAGGGGGGCGCCGGGGTGCTTCACAAAAGCATGTCCATTGAGGACCAGGCCGCCGAGGTGCGGCGCGTGAAGCGGTCGGAGAATGGGATGATCCTCGACCCGATCACGATTTCGCCCCACGACACGGTGGCCGATGCCCGCAGCATGATGGCGCACTACTCCATCGGGGGCATCCCGGTCGTGGACGAGTCGGACAAACTCGTGGGCATCGTGACGAACCGGGACGTCCGGTTCGAGCTCGACGGCGACACGCCCATTCGGGAAATGATGACCGTTGACGATCTGGTGACGGTGCCCGTGGGAACGACCCTGGATGAGGCGATCGAGATCCTACAGGCGCACAAAGTTGAAAAGCTCCCGGTCGTGGATGATGAGGGCTACCTGAAGGGCCTCATCACCTTCAAAGACATTCGCAAGCGCCGCAAGCATCCGAATGCCTGCAAGGACGAGCACGGCCGGTTGCGGGTTGGGGCGGCCGTAGGGGTGACGTCCGACGTCATGGACCGGGTGGCAGCCCTCGTAGAGGTCGGGGTCGACTTCGTGGTCGTCGACACCGCGCACGGCCACGCCGAGGGCGTCTTGGAAACGGTCCGGCAGGTGTCTGCACGGTTTGGGAGCGAGGTCGAAATTGTGGCCGGCAATGTGGGCACGGCCGACGGGGCCCGCGCGCTCATCGATGCCGGGGTGGATTGTGTGAAGGTTGGCATCGGCCCCGGGTCAATCTGCACGACCCGCGTGGTGGCTGGGGTTGGGGTGCCGCAGCTCACCGCCATCATGGAGTGTGCCGAGGAGGCACGTCCCGATGGCGTTCCCGTCATCGCCGACGGTGGCATCAAGCAAACCGGGGACATCCCCAAGGCGCTGGCGGCCGGCGCCAGTGCGGTCATGATCGGAAGCCTCTTTGCGAGTGTTGAAGAGAGTCCCGGTGAGACGATTATTTACGAGGGGCGAAAGTACAAAAGCTACCGCGGCATGGGCTCGGTGGAGGCCATGCAGGACGGAAGCAAAGACCGATACTTCCAGGACGCCGAGGACGAGCTCCGTAAACTGGTGCCGGAGGGCATAGAAGGACGCGTGCCGTACAGTGGAACCTTGAGTGAGGTGATCCACCAGATGAAGGGCGGGCTTCAGGCCGCGATGGGATACTGTGGCTGCGACGAGGTCCAGGAGCTCTACGAGTCGGCCCAGTTCGTCCGTACCACCGCCGCGGGGCTGCGAGAAAGCCATCCGCACGACGTGGAGATCACGAAGGAATCTCCCAACTACTACTCCGGATCCTCCAAGGAGTAG
- a CDS encoding class I SAM-dependent methyltransferase translates to MTAPDAYRLSRYLKAKKSIDGRALNRRVWSRFIEELDGASSLHILEVGAGVGATVERIVNALDVHTEQTLRYTLVDRNPAVLETASSELRTWAEQHGFEVSGRSPQVWSADGESVVLELVTADLFDFAEAHDGDRFDAIVGQALFDLLRITDAIQTLRPLLHEGGLWYLPIHFDGVTAFEPPHDSGLDRRVETLYHESMTTDQDDGRAGDQSGRRLLTHLQDAGASLLEVGGSDWIIWPQDGEYPADEAYFLHHILHFIENELRGHPALDDDAFANWLSDRRRQVEDGQLTYIAHQLDVLARKG, encoded by the coding sequence GTGACTGCTCCGGACGCGTACCGCCTGTCCCGGTATCTGAAGGCGAAGAAATCCATTGACGGCCGTGCCCTCAATCGTCGAGTATGGTCCCGTTTCATAGAGGAGCTTGACGGTGCCTCGTCGCTTCACATTTTGGAGGTCGGGGCCGGCGTCGGGGCCACTGTGGAGCGCATCGTCAATGCCCTGGACGTGCACACCGAACAGACGCTGCGGTATACGCTCGTAGACCGGAATCCGGCGGTGCTTGAGACAGCGTCGTCTGAACTGCGGACGTGGGCGGAGCAGCACGGATTCGAGGTTTCTGGCCGCTCTCCACAGGTCTGGTCGGCGGACGGCGAATCCGTTGTTCTCGAGCTGGTGACGGCGGACCTATTTGACTTCGCCGAGGCGCACGACGGAGACCGGTTCGACGCAATTGTCGGGCAGGCCCTGTTCGACCTGCTGAGAATCACCGACGCGATTCAGACGCTGCGGCCGCTGCTCCACGAGGGCGGCCTGTGGTATCTGCCAATCCATTTCGATGGCGTGACGGCCTTCGAGCCCCCGCACGACTCTGGCCTGGACAGACGCGTTGAAACCCTGTACCACGAGAGCATGACGACCGATCAAGACGACGGCCGAGCGGGGGACCAGTCGGGGCGTCGCCTCTTGACGCACCTCCAGGATGCAGGAGCATCCCTTTTGGAGGTCGGAGGGTCGGACTGGATTATCTGGCCTCAAGACGGGGAGTACCCGGCGGATGAGGCGTACTTCCTCCACCACATTCTGCATTTCATCGAGAACGAGCTCCGCGGGCACCCGGCACTCGACGATGACGCGTTTGCGAACTGGCTGTCAGACCGCCGCCGGCAGGTTGAAGACGGACAGCTGACGTATATCGCCCACCAACTGGATGTGCTTGCCCGGAAAGGGTAG
- the kynB gene encoding arylformamidase, whose product MAPIDISQRISPATAVWPGDQAVEWDWTVRLDQDGASVNLGSIHLSTHTGTHVDAPLHVDNHGDTTDDLPLNAFIGPAQVVEVEEDASSIRPEHVRQFDETGVERVLFKTSDSVSAADEWPDAVVPIHPDTIHALSDVGTVLVGTDAPSVDPLDSTDLSAHRALLDTGIVNLEGLVLADVPPGRYELIALPLKIMEGDAAPVRAVLREEPAR is encoded by the coding sequence ATGGCCCCCATCGACATTTCCCAACGCATCTCTCCGGCAACGGCCGTGTGGCCTGGTGATCAGGCGGTCGAGTGGGACTGGACCGTTCGTCTCGATCAAGACGGGGCATCCGTTAATCTGGGCTCCATCCATCTGAGCACACACACGGGGACTCACGTCGACGCCCCTCTTCACGTCGATAATCACGGCGACACGACCGATGACCTGCCGCTAAACGCTTTTATCGGGCCGGCACAGGTCGTTGAGGTGGAAGAGGACGCCTCGTCGATACGTCCAGAGCATGTCAGGCAGTTTGACGAGACGGGAGTGGAGCGGGTTCTGTTCAAAACCTCCGACAGTGTCTCTGCGGCCGACGAGTGGCCCGACGCCGTGGTTCCAATTCATCCGGACACGATTCATGCTCTCTCAGACGTCGGTACCGTGCTGGTGGGGACGGACGCACCGTCTGTTGATCCGCTCGACAGCACAGACCTTTCTGCTCACCGTGCGTTGCTGGACACTGGCATCGTAAATCTCGAAGGGCTCGTCCTAGCAGACGTGCCGCCAGGACGCTACGAGTTGATTGCACTGCCGCTCAAAATTATGGAGGGCGATGCGGCCCCCGTCCGTGCTGTGCTGCGGGAAGAACCTGCCCGGTAG